In bacterium, the genomic stretch TGGGCGCAGGATGCCGACGATGAGTGGATAGAGCAATAGTGGCCTTCCTATTCTGACCTAGGATTCGGACCAATCTACATCCGAGTCCTGGATCACCAAAGAAAGCATATTGACTATGGTACACAACCTTACTCCTTACCGCGCCAGAGTCATCCGTATGCAGCAGAACCTGAACAAGCTCCTAGCGGCCGGCCGAACAAGCAATGACGAGATCGCCCTTGTACGGCGCACCCTGGAGATCATGGAGGCTATCCTCAGAGAGTCACCGGAAAGCATCTTCCTTTTCGAGGAGTTCTCCTCTAAACCTCCTTACAGAGCACCTGGCGTTGATGAATGGCAGCGCTTCTGCAACCAGCTAGCTCTACGCGAGCTGTTTCCGGAGACGACTGAACCTGAGATTTTCAGAAAGAAGTACGATGAGTACAATGCCTTTGGGAAGCAACTGCTCCAAAACATCAACAAGGAATACCAGTCGGTCACAGATAAATTCATTGGTCGCTGTTACTTGTACAAAGAGAACCCACAGACACCACGCATCATCGCCATACTCGCCAGCGAGTTGATGGCCTGGTTCAACCGCCATCAGAAGTCCTCCGAATTCTGGGCATTGAGCGCACGCGAAGGTTTCCATCAAATGCTTGGCGAGCGCCCAGATCTTATTGCCCTGTTCCGTCTATCCCAGCAAATCCCGCTTGACACAGAGATCAGTGAAGTCCCAATAGAGCGCCCGGTTATGGTAGAAGCGATAGAGTTTGCAATCTCAATTATTCCAGTCGTCGGAAATGCCGTGTCAGCATATGAAGCCTATACCGGCAAAGACCTGCTCGGCTACAAGCTAACCGACATCGAACGCGGGATCCTTGCAACTGGCGTTGTTCTTCCGATCGCAGGCCGATTCGTTAAAGCAAGCCGTGCAGTCTACACCGAGTCGAGAATGGTTGCCCTCTACGGCCGCGACGCCGCGAAGTGGTCGCAGACAATCGCTGCCGCCGGACGCGCTAATGCAGATGGGAATGTACTTCGCACACTGCAAGAAGCAGAGAGTGTCGTACGCGCACACAAAACGCTCGATAAGAAGCTCGCCACCGCCGCCGCAAAAGCGCTTCCCGCCATCGTCAAAAGCGGCGGCGGAGTCTCAACAACCGTCGACCAGGCAGTAATCGACCTGTGGCAGAATCTCTCGAGCAAGTATCCTATCCTGCGCAAAT encodes the following:
- a CDS encoding pre-toxin TG domain-containing protein yields the protein MQQNLNKLLAAGRTSNDEIALVRRTLEIMEAILRESPESIFLFEEFSSKPPYRAPGVDEWQRFCNQLALRELFPETTEPEIFRKKYDEYNAFGKQLLQNINKEYQSVTDKFIGRCYLYKENPQTPRIIAILASELMAWFNRHQKSSEFWALSAREGFHQMLGERPDLIALFRLSQQIPLDTEISEVPIERPVMVEAIEFAISIIPVVGNAVSAYEAYTGKDLLGYKLTDIERGILATGVVLPIAGRFVKASRAVYTESRMVALYGRDAAKWSQTIAAAGRANADGNVLRTLQEAESVVRAHKTLDKKLATAAAKALPAIVKSGGGVSTTVDQAVIDLWQNLSSKYPILRKLDGPAMQRVLEKGPNVDHLKGQLLEELIESRVVPWLNTRTGPLALGLSVPGKQLEYIPGHLIRDASSHQITDGIIGYHDKGVFQIVAIFEAKAGKYAARELSLASTSISSLSKLERAELRAFAKDVWRDGREVARLQGKAYNQTIEQIEREIIQTERGGQIRRDIERIYGDEASLTHIQIGTKDTVVRVSPTKTKFFGVLPKDVNCSLIKKELKESKFNFEIIGVDINQKDLKEAAAEMKPLAAAMTEAP